A window of Halovivax gelatinilyticus genomic DNA:
TACGTCATGGGGGAGAATCCGGTGATGAGCGAACCGGACGCAAACCGCGCGATCGAGCGAATCGAGAACGATCTCGAGTTCATGGTCGTCCAGGACATCTTCATGACCGAGACGGCGGAGTACGCCGACGTGGTACTCCCGGCGACGAGCTGGGCCGAACGGGGCGGGACGGTCACCAACACCGACCGGCGCGTCCAGTTGATGCGACCGGTAGCGAACGTCCACGAGAACACCAGACACGATCTCGACATCGTCTGTGAGGTGGGCCGTCGACTGTTCGACGACGGCGACGAACACTTCGACTTCGACGAGCCGGAAGCGGTGTTCGAAGAGCTACGTCGGGTCTGTCCGAGTTACCACGGTATGACGTACGAGGCGCTCGGAGAGGAGGGTATCCAGTGGCCCTGTTACGAGGAGGGTGACGAGGGCGATCAGTACCTCTACGAGGAGACGTTCGACACGGAGAACGGACTCGGTCGGATCGTCGGCGTCACCCATCAACCGCCGAAGGAGACGCCCGACGAGGAGTATCCGCTCATCCTCACGACCGCCAGACTCGAAGAGCACTACAACACGGGGACGATGAGTCGTCGATCCCCGACGCTCTCGCGCCAGCACCCTGAGAACTTCGTCGACATTCATCCGAACGACGCCGCGAAATACGGTGTCGAAGACGGCGACGAGGTTACGATCCGATCGCGACGCGGGGAGATCACCGTCCGCGCCCAGGTTACCGAGGATATCAAAGAGGGTGTCATCTGGACGACCCCGCACTTTGCTGCCGCCTCGGCGAACCGGTTGACGAACAACGTTCTCGACGAGCGAGCGAAAATACCGGAGTACAAGGCCGCCGCCGCGGAGATCGAAGTCGGCGTCGAACCCGCTACTGGCACCTCTCCGGCTGACGACTGAGGGTAACCCAGGGGGTTGTACGAACGCAGGGCCGTTGTGCGGTGAGTTCGTGCGAGGACAACGTTTTACCGTCGCTGTGAATTCGGTTAGGTATGGCACCGCGTGCCCCCGATCGGATCGTGCGTGTCGACCTCACCGACGAGCGGGTCGAGTCGGAGCCGGTTCCCGAGCGCTGGCGGCGATTGTACGTCGGTGGGAAGGGTCTCGGGGCGCGCTATCTCTTCGACGAACTCGAGCCGGGCGTCGATCCGCTCGGTGCGAAGAACGTTTTGGGGTTCGTGCTCGGACCGCTCAGCGGGTACCTTCCCGGCGACGGTCGCTACGCGGCGATCACGAAGTCTCCGCTCACCGGAACCTTTCTCGACTCCTACGCAGGTGGTGAGTTTCCCGCCGCGCTGGCCGGATCGCTCGGCGATCACATCGGTATACTCGTAACCGGACGTGCCAGTCGACCGGTTCGGCTGGACGTAGCGAATGGATCCGTCTCCATCGAACCGGCCGAATCGTGGGGCGAGGATACGGTCGAGACCGACCGTCGCCACCCGGACGCGAGTGTGGCGTGTATCGGCCCGGCCGGCGAGCACGAGGTCTCGTTCGCGACGATCGCCTCCGACGAGGCGACGCACCACGCCGGACGCGGTGGTGCCGGTGCTGTCATGGGGTCGAAACGGTTGAAGGCCGTCGTCGCTCGAGACGACCCGCCGACACCCGACTCGGTGCTGGCTCGGTTGCGGGCGCGAGCGACGGATCGGTATCGCGAGAGCGAAACCGGGATCTGGCAATCCACCTCGGAGACCGTAGAGACCGTCGACTTCGCGAACGAGGCGGGCGTCCTCTCGTCTTACGGGTGGCGCGAGCGCGGGTTCGACGACACCGAGAGCGTGGGAATCGAGGCGGCGCGCGACGTCGCCACCGGACGGGAACGTGACGGACCGATCCCCGGTGGGTTTCGCGTCGACACTGACGAAGGCGAGACGGTTCCGCGAGGCGCAACGGCCATGACCCTCGGCGCCGGTCTCGGTATCGACGACTTCGAGGAGATTTCCCGGCTCGGACACCGGTGCAACCGCCTTGGCGTCGATCTGATCGAGGCCGGAAACGCTATCGCGTGGGCGATTCGAGCGGCCGACGACGGCTTCCTTGACCGCGACCTCTCGTTCGGATCGCCGTCCGACGCCCGCGACCTGCTCTTCGAAATCGGGAATCGATCGTCACCGCTGGGAGAGGCGCTGGCGGCGGGTATCGACGTCGCAGCCGAGCGCTACGGTGGCGATCAGTTCATTCCGTCCGTTAAACGACAATCCCTGCCCGCGTACGATCCGCGCGCCACGTCGAGTATGGCGCTCGCCTACGCCACGAGCGATCGCGGCGGCTGTCACCGGCGGGCCCGACCGATCGAACGAGCGGTGTTCGAAGCTGACTGGGACGCAACACGGACGGTCGACGCGATCGTTCGGGCCCAGAACGAGCGGTCGCTTCGCTGGAGCCTCGTCGCCGACGACTTCGTCGGCGAATCGATCGACGCCGCCGAGTGGCTCGACGCCGTCGGTGTCCCGTATCACGACCTCGACTCGACTGGCGAGCGCATCTGGAATCTCGTCCGATTGTTCAACGTCCGGGAAGGATTCGACCGTCGCGACGACGCCTTTCCCTCGGAGCTCGTCGATGGAACGGTCGATCAGGATGCGTTCGAGTCGCTGCTCGATACGTACTACGTCCAGCGGGGCTGGGACCGCTCCGGTTGCCCTACCGAACAGACGCTCTCTGCCCTCGATCTTGATTCCTTCGTCGACGATTCGTTGGGTGCTAAAGACTCGACCGTCGATGAGTGATGCCGGTTGGAGCCGGCTGGGCGATCGATGGGGAATCGACATAACGAGTGCGATCGAATCCCGACTATGGAACTCGAACGCGCTCTCGAAGCCGATGCGGGACTCATCTGCGTCGTCGGCGCCGGGGGAAAGAAAACGACGCTCTACACGCTCGCGAATCGGCTCGATCGGGCCGTTCTCACCGCGACGGTTCGGATCCCAATCTTCGACGGGATCGTCGAATCGGTCGTCGTCGGTGACGATCCGCTCTCGGTGACGGCCTCTCACTCGGACGCGTGGCCGATCGGCCTCGTTCCCGGACGCGAGGGTGACCGATACCTCGGCTTTGCACCCGATATCGTCTCCGAAATCGCCGCCACGCACGATGGACCGGTACTCGTCAAAGCGGACGGTGCTCGCACTCGCGAGTTCAAGGCACCGAGTGAACGGGAACCGCAGATTCCATCGACCGCCGACGTCGTCCTTCCGATCGCCAGCGTCGACGCCGTCGGGCGGGCGCTCTCTGCAGAGACAGTTCACCGGCCCGAACGTATCGCAGAACTCACCGGTCTCGACCGTGGGCAGCCGATCACGTCGGAGACGATCGCGACGGTGCTCACCCATCCGGCTGGCGGGCTGAAATCGGTGCCGGCTGGTGCGACGGTCATCCCGGTATTGAACAAGGTCGACGACGAGTCGGACGCAGCGATCGGACGTGAGATCGCTCGTCGGATCGACGACCGTCTCGATTTGGCCGATTCGAAGCCGCGCGGCGTCTCCGTTCCGCGGATCGTTCTCGCCAGCATGATCGAACCGACGGTCGTAGACGTCCTCGAACGAAGTTAACCGATCTCTTCGGGACGAATGTTCGAGCGTTCCGAGAACGTTCAGCGCTCACCGTCCCGTCGGATACGTTCGACTGCCTCGTCTAGCTCCTCGCGGGTATTGACGTTCGCGAACGTGGCCGGATCGTCGATTTCGTCCGATTCGATCACCGCGTACTCCAGCGTCTCTACTGCGTCGAGTATCCGCCCGTCCCCGGTTTCGAGCGCCCGTTCGCAGGCCGCGCGCATCGGTTCCACTCGGTACACCGCCTGAGTCGTTTGAAACCAGCCATCGGATAGTCTGGCGATCGCGCCGTCGCATCCCCGGGCCCGCTCGAAGGCGTACGCCAAAAATGTGGGATCGACGAACGGCATGTCGCACGCGACTACCGCGGCATATTCGGCGTCCGTCGCGGAAAGCCCCGTAGCGATTCCACCCATCGGACCCCGATCTGGCGTCTCGTCGATAGCGATCTCGACGGGACTTGGATGGCCGCCCATCACCGACTCGAGTCCCTCTCGTTGGTCGGTTCGCCCGTTGACGACGAGTTCACCGACGACGGGCGCGAGACGGTCGGCAACCCGTCGTACCATCGCCACCCCGTCGACGTTCGCGAAGGCCTTATCGCCATCGCCAAAGCGCGTAGAGCGTCCACCGGCGAGGATCACGCCCGCTCGGTTCGACTGGGCCGAGCCGCTCGCCTCCGATTCGCTCATACGTCGCCTACGGTGCTCATCGAAAAAAGCGTTCGTCGATCGAGGCGGTGTTTCCGTTCACATCTGCGGTGACACGGACAATCCGAGAGTGGGAATCGCAACTCTCGAAATCCGCGTTCGATCCGATACTCGCCGCTCGCGAGTTTGCTCGCGGCATGAATATGGGCCAACTCGGACTTGAACCGAAGGAAGACGTTCCGGGTCGCTTCGCTCCCGGGCTGCGACTTCCAGGGCTCAAATCTGAGTCGGATTCCGGACTTGCCGCTCGCGAGTTTGCTCGCGGCAAGAATATGGGCCAACTCGGATTTGAACCGAGAGCCTCCACCTTATCAGAGTGGCGCTCAACCTGATTGAGCTATTGGCCCGCTGCATCAGTTGGTAGCCGGGTGGGATGTTTAAACGTTTCTTTCCGTTCGCGTCGAACAGTGGGAGACGGCGTCAGGGTCGGTCCGGTTCGTCGTCCCCGTCGGAATCGATTCGGTACGATCCGTCGGACCCGGTGGTCACGTCCTCCGGATCCACGCTGTAGGATTCGTCGCCGAGCGTAACGGTCGAACCGTCCGAGTCCCAGCCGTCGTACTGTCCACCGCCATCGGGAAATCCGCCCGTCCAGACGGCGCCGGTCGCGAAGCCGTCGGTCTTTGTGTCGACGTACGGGACGACGACGCGGCGTTTCAACAGCATCCTGATCGGAATTCGCGTAAGCGGGATGACGATGAGAAATCCGATCGCGTCGGTCACCAGGCCGGGCGTGAGTAAGAACGCACCAGCCGCGATGAGCAGCGCTCCGTCTAACAATTCGTTCGTCGGAGGTTCACCGGCCGCGAGCGACCGCTGGATCTTTCTCATCGTCCGTCTCCCCTCGGCCCTGACGAGTAACAACCCGATGAATCCGGTGAGAACGACGAGTGCGATCATCTCGACGAACCCGATCACGTCCACGTAGACGATGACTCCGCCG
This region includes:
- a CDS encoding aldehyde ferredoxin oxidoreductase family protein; protein product: MAPRAPDRIVRVDLTDERVESEPVPERWRRLYVGGKGLGARYLFDELEPGVDPLGAKNVLGFVLGPLSGYLPGDGRYAAITKSPLTGTFLDSYAGGEFPAALAGSLGDHIGILVTGRASRPVRLDVANGSVSIEPAESWGEDTVETDRRHPDASVACIGPAGEHEVSFATIASDEATHHAGRGGAGAVMGSKRLKAVVARDDPPTPDSVLARLRARATDRYRESETGIWQSTSETVETVDFANEAGVLSSYGWRERGFDDTESVGIEAARDVATGRERDGPIPGGFRVDTDEGETVPRGATAMTLGAGLGIDDFEEISRLGHRCNRLGVDLIEAGNAIAWAIRAADDGFLDRDLSFGSPSDARDLLFEIGNRSSPLGEALAAGIDVAAERYGGDQFIPSVKRQSLPAYDPRATSSMALAYATSDRGGCHRRARPIERAVFEADWDATRTVDAIVRAQNERSLRWSLVADDFVGESIDAAEWLDAVGVPYHDLDSTGERIWNLVRLFNVREGFDRRDDAFPSELVDGTVDQDAFESLLDTYYVQRGWDRSGCPTEQTLSALDLDSFVDDSLGAKDSTVDE
- the yqeC gene encoding selenium cofactor biosynthesis protein YqeC, which translates into the protein MELERALEADAGLICVVGAGGKKTTLYTLANRLDRAVLTATVRIPIFDGIVESVVVGDDPLSVTASHSDAWPIGLVPGREGDRYLGFAPDIVSEIAATHDGPVLVKADGARTREFKAPSEREPQIPSTADVVLPIASVDAVGRALSAETVHRPERIAELTGLDRGQPITSETIATVLTHPAGGLKSVPAGATVIPVLNKVDDESDAAIGREIARRIDDRLDLADSKPRGVSVPRIVLASMIEPTVVDVLERS
- the mobA gene encoding molybdenum cofactor guanylyltransferase; the encoded protein is MSESEASGSAQSNRAGVILAGGRSTRFGDGDKAFANVDGVAMVRRVADRLAPVVGELVVNGRTDQREGLESVMGGHPSPVEIAIDETPDRGPMGGIATGLSATDAEYAAVVACDMPFVDPTFLAYAFERARGCDGAIARLSDGWFQTTQAVYRVEPMRAACERALETGDGRILDAVETLEYAVIESDEIDDPATFANVNTREELDEAVERIRRDGER
- a CDS encoding FxsA family protein; this translates as MLRWILALLAIPFLDAVLLGGVIVYVDVIGFVEMIALVVLTGFIGLLLVRAEGRRTMRKIQRSLAAGEPPTNELLDGALLIAAGAFLLTPGLVTDAIGFLIVIPLTRIPIRMLLKRRVVVPYVDTKTDGFATGAVWTGGFPDGGGQYDGWDSDGSTVTLGDESYSVDPEDVTTGSDGSYRIDSDGDDEPDRP